In Sphingomonas sp. R1, a single genomic region encodes these proteins:
- a CDS encoding response regulator transcription factor, translating to MPRTILVADDDPHIRQLLIFALAKAGLDAIEAEDGEAALAAVASRAPDLIVLDINMPRMDGIEVCRRLRAGGDLPILFLSSRDDEIDRVLGIELGADDYVVKPFSPREVVARVMAILRRVGSQPPDVAAAAGPLQHGRLTLDPDGWQANWAGEAVPLTVTEFGILRTLAAMPSKVFSRDAIIDRLHGPGFAITDRTIDSHIRNLRGKFARIGAEDVIETRAGIGYRLGTCGAG from the coding sequence ATGCCCCGTACGATCCTGGTCGCGGACGATGATCCGCACATCCGCCAGCTGCTGATATTCGCGCTTGCCAAGGCCGGGCTCGACGCGATCGAGGCGGAGGATGGCGAAGCTGCGCTGGCCGCCGTCGCGTCCCGTGCGCCGGACCTGATCGTGCTCGACATCAACATGCCGCGCATGGACGGGATCGAGGTCTGCCGGCGGCTGCGCGCCGGTGGGGACCTGCCGATCCTTTTCCTCTCCAGCCGGGACGACGAGATCGATCGCGTCCTCGGCATCGAGCTCGGCGCGGACGACTATGTCGTGAAGCCCTTCTCGCCGCGCGAGGTGGTGGCGCGGGTGATGGCGATCCTGCGGCGGGTGGGCAGCCAGCCGCCGGACGTTGCCGCGGCGGCGGGACCGCTCCAGCACGGACGGCTGACGCTCGACCCTGATGGCTGGCAGGCGAACTGGGCAGGGGAGGCGGTGCCGCTCACCGTCACCGAGTTCGGCATCCTGCGCACGCTGGCGGCGATGCCGTCCAAGGTGTTCAGCCGCGATGCGATCATCGATCGGCTGCACGGGCCAGGTTTCGCCATCACCGATCGTACGATCGACAGCCACATCCGCAACCTGCGGGGTAAGTTTGCACGGATCGGCGCGGAGGACGTGATCGAGACCCGCGCCGGGATCGGCTATCGGCTCGGCACCTGCGGGGCGGGATGA
- a CDS encoding replication initiator protein A, which produces MPILESKNDAGVSRSRSIPPLNGLRWKDQRQFMEQPYFSVQKRKRVRPIEFESPDGSNSVRIEGIPTFGIATIWDADILIWAASMLNDARERGQGVVSPMLSTTPYELLKALGRGTGGKAYRELQAALVRLQSTSIFMSARASDRLVKIGFNWIDEWRVEEDPGTGRPLGVAITLSDRVFQSILAEKSLLTLDPAYLELSGGIERALYRVIRKHAGLQWGGWICRLELLRQKIGSESAPKEFGRMIREIVQANQLPGYQVELVCTASGQPALQCRLRGQAEHDEAVAIKQEYHERSLRIAERQHHINRIDRAMEAGRR; this is translated from the coding sequence TTGCCGATCCTCGAGTCGAAAAATGACGCCGGCGTAAGTCGAAGCCGTTCGATACCTCCGCTGAACGGCTTACGCTGGAAGGACCAGCGACAATTTATGGAGCAGCCGTACTTCTCTGTGCAGAAGAGAAAGCGCGTGCGTCCCATAGAGTTCGAAAGTCCTGATGGGTCAAATTCCGTACGGATTGAAGGAATACCAACCTTTGGAATAGCGACGATTTGGGATGCGGACATCCTGATATGGGCTGCCTCTATGCTGAACGATGCGCGCGAAAGGGGGCAGGGTGTAGTGTCCCCAATGCTCAGCACGACGCCCTATGAGCTGTTGAAAGCGCTAGGTAGGGGGACCGGCGGAAAGGCCTATCGTGAGTTGCAGGCGGCCTTGGTGCGCCTCCAGTCCACCTCAATCTTCATGTCCGCTCGCGCATCAGATCGGCTTGTGAAGATTGGCTTCAACTGGATCGACGAATGGCGCGTGGAAGAAGATCCCGGTACCGGTCGGCCGCTCGGCGTAGCGATCACGCTGTCCGATCGCGTTTTCCAAAGCATACTGGCTGAGAAGTCCTTGTTGACGCTGGATCCCGCCTACCTTGAGCTCTCCGGCGGCATCGAACGCGCGTTGTACCGGGTTATTCGCAAACACGCTGGGTTGCAGTGGGGTGGCTGGATTTGTCGTCTCGAGTTGCTCCGCCAGAAAATCGGCAGCGAAAGCGCGCCCAAGGAATTCGGCCGAATGATCCGCGAGATCGTGCAGGCTAATCAGCTCCCTGGGTATCAAGTTGAACTGGTTTGTACGGCTAGCGGCCAACCGGCGCTGCAGTGCCGTCTACGAGGGCAAGCGGAACACGACGAAGCTGTCGCCATCAAGCAAGAGTACCACGAACGGAGTCTCCGCATCGCGGAGCGCCAGCATCACATCAATCGCATTGATCGTGCGATGGAGGCTGGACGCCGGTGA
- the guaA gene encoding glutamine-hydrolyzing GMP synthase has translation MTLQHTDSILIVDFGSQVTQLIARRVREAGVYSEIAPFTTAAEAFARMQPKGIILSGSPASVLDEGSPRVPQVIFDSGLPVLGICYGQQVMMHQLGGEVVLGDSGEFGRAFIEIQDSCVLFDGLWEKQESHQVWMSHGDKVVQLAPGFRPVATSPGSPYAVIANDERRYYAMQFHPEVVHTPDGAKLLANFVRHVCGLSGDWTMAEFRAAKIAEIRAQVGDGKVICGLSGGVDSAVAAVLIHEAIGDQLTCVFVDHGLMRAGEADQVVTMFREHYHIPLVHVDAEELFLGGLAGVTDPEAKRKFIGKTFIDVFEAEAKKIGGADFLAQGTLYPDVIESVSFTGGPSVTIKSHHNVGGLPARMNMQLVEPLRELFKDEVRALGRELGLPDVFVGRHPFPGPGLAIRIPGEATKERCDILRKADAIYLEEIRNAGLYDTIWQAFAVLTPVRSVGVMGDGRTYDSVLALRAVTSIDGMTAEAFEFPAGFLPRVSTRIVNEVRGVNRVTYDYTSKPPGTIEWE, from the coding sequence ATGACGCTCCAGCACACCGACTCCATCCTGATCGTCGACTTCGGCAGCCAGGTGACCCAGCTGATCGCGCGCCGTGTCCGCGAGGCCGGGGTCTATTCCGAGATCGCCCCCTTCACCACCGCCGCCGAGGCCTTTGCCCGGATGCAGCCCAAAGGCATCATCCTTTCCGGCTCGCCCGCCTCGGTGCTCGACGAAGGCAGCCCCCGCGTGCCGCAGGTGATCTTCGACAGCGGCCTGCCGGTACTGGGGATCTGCTACGGCCAGCAGGTGATGATGCACCAGCTCGGCGGCGAGGTCGTGCTGGGCGACAGCGGCGAGTTCGGGCGCGCCTTCATCGAGATCCAGGACAGCTGCGTGCTGTTCGACGGGCTCTGGGAGAAGCAGGAGAGCCATCAGGTCTGGATGAGCCATGGCGACAAGGTCGTCCAGCTCGCCCCCGGCTTCCGGCCGGTGGCGACCAGCCCCGGCTCGCCCTACGCCGTGATCGCCAATGACGAGCGCCGCTATTACGCGATGCAGTTCCACCCCGAGGTGGTCCACACCCCCGACGGCGCCAAGCTGCTGGCGAACTTCGTCCGCCATGTCTGCGGCCTGTCGGGCGACTGGACCATGGCCGAGTTCCGCGCCGCCAAGATCGCCGAGATCCGCGCGCAGGTGGGCGACGGCAAGGTAATCTGCGGGCTGTCGGGCGGCGTCGATTCCGCCGTGGCCGCGGTGCTGATCCACGAGGCGATCGGCGACCAGCTGACCTGCGTGTTCGTCGATCACGGCCTGATGCGGGCAGGGGAGGCCGACCAGGTCGTCACCATGTTCCGCGAACATTACCACATCCCGCTCGTCCATGTGGACGCGGAGGAACTGTTCCTCGGCGGCCTCGCCGGCGTCACCGACCCCGAGGCGAAGCGCAAGTTCATCGGCAAGACCTTCATCGACGTGTTCGAGGCCGAGGCGAAGAAGATCGGCGGTGCCGATTTCCTGGCGCAGGGCACGCTCTATCCGGACGTGATCGAGAGCGTCAGCTTCACCGGCGGCCCGTCGGTGACGATCAAGAGCCATCACAATGTCGGCGGCCTGCCCGCACGCATGAACATGCAGCTGGTCGAGCCGCTGCGCGAATTGTTCAAGGACGAGGTTCGTGCCCTGGGCCGCGAGCTGGGGCTGCCCGACGTATTCGTCGGTCGCCACCCGTTCCCGGGGCCGGGCCTTGCGATCCGCATCCCGGGCGAAGCCACCAAGGAGCGCTGCGACATCCTGCGCAAGGCCGATGCGATCTATCTCGAGGAGATCCGCAACGCCGGGCTCTACGACACGATCTGGCAGGCCTTCGCGGTGCTCACCCCGGTGCGCAGTGTCGGCGTGATGGGCGACGGGCGCACGTACGACAGCGTACTGGCGCTGCGCGCGGTCACTTCGATCGACGGCATGACCGCCGAGGCGTTCGAGTTCCCCGCCGGCTTCCTCCCGCGCGTCTCGACCCGCATCGTCAACGAGGTACGCGGCGTGAACCGCGTGACCTACGACTATACCAGCAAGCCGCCCGGCACGATCGAGTGGGAATGA
- a CDS encoding sensor histidine kinase, whose protein sequence is MIERFKAVVRRHWPRLRLRTILLLTFVFVAALPGFGALFLRVYENSLLRQTEAALIAQSAALAAAGAAKWPGVHGMPASMGTMPSASTLDLRLTSILPERPAPIARRGSVDPETRAWATRLAPVLRATANTTLASIQLVDPQGRILAGGDARLAYGAMPELQAALAGRAVTTLRRNGAYRPHYALEWLSRASDLRLHHARPIVVDGRVVGVLLLARSPRALFVGIYEDRGKILFGIVVIFATLVVLSGLLSRGIVRPVEALGEATRAVAKGGGAVPEAPTTAAIEIQALYRDFGSMAEAIERRSRYLRDFAHAVSHEFKTPLAAIRGAVELLQDHGDMAPADRKRFLSNIASDAARLNLLVSRLLDLARADMATAEEGARTDVVHVMRCIADAYGHEGAALDVRISEHPVPLVAMPSNVLEAVLAGLIENSKQAGATQVTLAARSAPAGVTVIVTDDGPGVPLGDHHRIFEPFFTTRRSDGGTGLGLPILRSLLDANRGTIDLDAAYSRGASFVISLPAKL, encoded by the coding sequence ATGATCGAGCGGTTCAAGGCGGTTGTGCGGCGCCATTGGCCGCGGCTGCGGCTCCGCACGATCCTGCTGCTGACCTTCGTATTCGTGGCGGCCTTGCCGGGCTTCGGCGCGCTGTTCCTGCGGGTCTATGAGAACAGCCTGCTGCGCCAGACCGAAGCCGCCCTGATCGCGCAGAGCGCGGCGCTGGCAGCGGCGGGCGCTGCCAAATGGCCCGGTGTGCACGGGATGCCGGCGAGCATGGGCACGATGCCCAGCGCGTCCACGCTCGATCTGCGCCTCACGTCGATCCTTCCCGAGCGCCCCGCGCCGATCGCTCGCAGAGGCTCGGTCGATCCGGAGACGCGTGCTTGGGCAACGCGCCTGGCCCCTGTCCTCCGTGCGACGGCAAACACTACGCTCGCGTCGATCCAGTTAGTCGACCCGCAGGGGCGCATTCTTGCAGGCGGCGATGCCCGCCTGGCCTATGGCGCGATGCCGGAACTGCAGGCGGCGCTGGCCGGTCGCGCAGTGACGACGCTGCGCCGCAATGGCGCCTACCGGCCGCATTACGCGCTCGAGTGGCTGAGCCGCGCCTCCGACCTGCGTCTCCACCATGCGCGGCCGATCGTCGTCGACGGCCGGGTGGTCGGCGTGCTGCTGCTCGCACGCTCGCCGCGCGCGCTGTTCGTCGGCATCTATGAGGATCGCGGCAAGATCCTGTTCGGCATCGTCGTGATCTTCGCCACGCTGGTGGTGCTGAGCGGCCTGCTGTCGCGCGGCATCGTGCGGCCGGTGGAGGCGCTGGGCGAGGCGACCCGCGCCGTCGCAAAGGGGGGCGGGGCGGTGCCGGAGGCGCCCACGACCGCCGCGATCGAGATCCAGGCGCTGTATCGCGACTTCGGCAGCATGGCCGAGGCGATCGAGCGGCGCTCGCGCTACCTGCGCGACTTCGCCCATGCCGTAAGCCACGAGTTCAAGACCCCCCTGGCGGCAATCCGCGGAGCAGTCGAACTGCTGCAGGATCATGGCGACATGGCCCCCGCAGATCGCAAGCGCTTCCTTTCCAATATCGCCAGCGATGCGGCTCGGCTCAATCTGCTCGTCAGCCGGCTGCTCGATCTGGCGCGGGCGGACATGGCGACGGCAGAGGAGGGAGCGCGGACCGATGTGGTCCATGTGATGCGCTGCATCGCCGACGCCTACGGGCATGAGGGCGCTGCGCTCGATGTCCGCATTTCGGAGCACCCTGTGCCGCTGGTCGCGATGCCCTCCAACGTGCTGGAAGCGGTGTTGGCGGGGCTGATCGAGAACAGCAAGCAGGCAGGCGCCACGCAGGTGACGCTCGCAGCCCGATCAGCGCCCGCAGGTGTCACGGTGATCGTAACGGACGACGGTCCAGGGGTGCCCTTGGGGGACCACCACCGCATCTTCGAGCCGTTCTTCACTACGCGCCGCTCGGATGGCGGTACTGGGCTCGGCCTGCCGATCCTGCGCTCGTTGCTCGACGCTAACCGCGGGACGATCGACTTAGATGCTGCGTACTCGAGGGGCGCCTCGTTTGTGATCTCGCTTCCGGCCAAATTGTGA
- a CDS encoding helix-turn-helix transcriptional regulator: MVPLSGKILIDRKKLHTMIPLSERTIFNMEQRGEFPRRIALTSRNVAWVLGEVEEWIETRRSAGFRAARPGVEA, from the coding sequence ATGGTACCCCTCTCGGGCAAGATCCTGATCGATCGTAAAAAGTTGCACACGATGATCCCGCTCTCGGAGCGGACCATTTTCAATATGGAACAGCGCGGCGAGTTTCCTCGGCGCATAGCCCTTACGAGCAGAAACGTCGCTTGGGTGTTGGGCGAGGTTGAGGAATGGATTGAAACGCGCAGGTCCGCTGGCTTTCGAGCTGCGCGTCCTGGTGTGGAAGCTTAA
- a CDS encoding DUF4173 domain-containing protein, producing the protein MDQRRISTLLLSKREQHVRFSFVRKAGAALVLIILFDRLFADSFGGAGIGVFAGAWLLAMIAARPDIGRARFAWPALALAALFAVSLFDEPGVLAWSMFWCAIAFAALAPRVGRFDDAWHWGVRLFLHGATGFLRLFTDLRRVAGQRRGVGASPRLLATTLALPLLGGIVFLILFAAANPLIEHVFASIQLPSLWQLALWSFVACCVWPMLRPGTLALRVARRVPDLEPILPGTSLPSVLIALALFNLIFAVQNALDIAFLWSGGALPDGMTRTDYVHRGAYPLIVTALIAGAMALAMLRPGSASERDPWARRLVALWVAQNLVLVASSALRTVQYIQESMLTSWRIAALLWMALVALGLVLICWRILCGRSARWLINCNALAAGVVLTACCFVDIEAIAARWNVQAADPAKIDLCYLHRSGDSALLPLIALERRPMDAEKLDRVRYVRAELLRDLETRQADGRFWTWHGARRLAAARAIVGPGAPRPLPANYSRDWCDGSIIPPQVQS; encoded by the coding sequence ATGGACCAGCGTCGCATATCCACGCTGCTCCTGAGCAAGAGGGAGCAACACGTGCGCTTCAGTTTCGTCCGCAAGGCCGGTGCCGCCTTGGTCCTGATCATCCTGTTCGACAGGCTCTTTGCCGACAGTTTCGGCGGGGCAGGAATCGGTGTGTTCGCCGGCGCCTGGCTGCTGGCCATGATCGCCGCCCGACCGGATATCGGGAGGGCGCGATTCGCATGGCCGGCGCTCGCGCTGGCCGCGCTTTTCGCCGTATCGCTGTTCGACGAGCCGGGGGTGTTGGCCTGGTCGATGTTCTGGTGCGCGATCGCTTTTGCCGCACTGGCGCCCAGGGTCGGACGTTTCGACGATGCCTGGCATTGGGGTGTCCGCCTGTTCCTTCACGGCGCCACCGGCTTTCTGCGGCTCTTCACCGACCTGCGCCGCGTCGCCGGGCAGCGACGTGGCGTGGGCGCTTCTCCGCGCCTGCTCGCGACGACGCTGGCCCTGCCGCTGCTCGGCGGCATCGTCTTCCTGATCCTTTTCGCGGCGGCGAACCCGCTGATCGAGCATGTCTTCGCCTCCATCCAGCTGCCCAGCCTATGGCAGCTCGCGCTGTGGAGCTTCGTCGCCTGCTGCGTCTGGCCGATGCTGCGTCCCGGCACGCTCGCCCTGCGCGTCGCCCGACGCGTGCCGGATCTGGAGCCGATCCTTCCCGGCACGTCGCTGCCGTCGGTGTTGATCGCCCTCGCGCTCTTCAACCTGATCTTCGCGGTCCAGAATGCCCTCGACATCGCCTTCCTTTGGAGCGGAGGCGCGCTGCCGGATGGCATGACCCGGACAGACTATGTGCATCGCGGTGCCTATCCGCTGATCGTCACGGCGCTGATTGCCGGCGCAATGGCGCTCGCCATGCTGCGGCCGGGCAGTGCGAGCGAGCGCGACCCTTGGGCGCGACGGCTGGTAGCCCTGTGGGTGGCGCAGAACCTGGTGCTCGTCGCCTCGAGCGCGCTGCGGACGGTGCAGTATATCCAGGAATCGATGCTCACCTCCTGGCGGATCGCGGCGCTGCTGTGGATGGCGCTGGTTGCGCTCGGCCTTGTGCTGATCTGTTGGCGCATCCTCTGCGGGCGCAGTGCGCGCTGGCTGATCAACTGCAACGCGCTGGCTGCCGGTGTTGTGCTGACCGCCTGCTGTTTCGTCGACATCGAAGCGATCGCGGCCCGCTGGAATGTGCAGGCCGCCGACCCGGCGAAGATCGACCTCTGCTATCTGCATCGCAGTGGGGACAGTGCCCTGCTGCCACTGATCGCGCTGGAACGCCGGCCGATGGACGCCGAGAAGTTGGACCGCGTGCGCTATGTGCGCGCCGAGCTCCTCCGGGATCTCGAGACGCGGCAGGCGGATGGACGGTTCTGGACATGGCATGGAGCGCGCCGCCTGGCAGCGGCTCGGGCGATCGTCGGACCGGGGGCGCCACGCCCGCTGCCTGCCAATTACAGCCGGGATTGGTGCGACGGCAGCATCATTCCCCCGCAAGTCCAATCTTGA
- a CDS encoding tyrosine-type recombinase/integrase — MLTDTKLRNLKPKEKLYKVNDRDGLYVAVTPAGSISFRYNYAINGRQETITFGRYGVGGITLAEAREQLSEAKKMIAGGKSPAKEKARNKARIKDADTFEGWADKWLRGYQMAESTRDMRRAIFERELKAKFGNQKLPEITHEDLRALTDAIVERGAPATAVHTREVVFQVFRWAIERGQKVENPAELVRPTTIARFEPRDRALTPDEIALMYQYIERIGTSPSIRAAAKLLLLTMVRKSELTNAKWSEINFSEALWTIPKERMKRRNPHLVFLSRQALDIFIALKTFAGGSEYVLPSRYDSDLPMSSATLNQVLTLTYRLAQKDGKPLAKFGPHDLRRTASTLLHEAGYNTDWIEKCLAHEQRGVRAVYNKAEYREQRTEMLQDWANMIEGWVSDTGGST; from the coding sequence ATGCTGACCGATACCAAGCTGCGGAATCTGAAGCCCAAGGAGAAGCTCTACAAGGTGAACGACCGGGACGGGCTGTACGTGGCGGTCACGCCGGCAGGCTCGATCTCGTTCCGCTACAACTACGCGATCAACGGTCGCCAGGAGACAATCACCTTCGGCCGGTATGGCGTTGGCGGAATTACGCTGGCCGAGGCGCGCGAGCAGCTCAGCGAAGCCAAGAAGATGATCGCAGGGGGGAAATCGCCGGCGAAGGAGAAGGCGCGGAACAAGGCCCGCATCAAGGATGCGGACACCTTCGAGGGTTGGGCCGACAAATGGCTCCGCGGCTACCAGATGGCAGAGTCCACGCGCGACATGCGCCGTGCCATCTTCGAGCGGGAGCTCAAGGCGAAGTTCGGCAACCAGAAGCTGCCGGAGATCACCCATGAAGATCTGCGCGCGCTGACCGATGCCATTGTCGAGCGCGGCGCGCCGGCGACAGCCGTCCACACCCGCGAGGTGGTTTTCCAAGTATTCCGCTGGGCGATCGAGCGGGGCCAGAAGGTGGAGAACCCGGCGGAGCTGGTCCGCCCCACCACGATCGCCCGTTTCGAGCCGAGGGACAGGGCGCTGACGCCCGACGAGATCGCGCTCATGTACCAGTACATCGAGCGGATCGGCACCAGCCCCTCCATCCGGGCTGCGGCCAAGCTCCTGCTGCTCACCATGGTCCGCAAGAGCGAGCTGACCAACGCCAAGTGGAGCGAGATCAATTTCAGCGAGGCGCTGTGGACCATCCCCAAGGAGCGCATGAAGCGGCGCAATCCGCACCTGGTTTTCCTGTCGCGGCAGGCGCTGGATATCTTCATCGCGCTAAAGACCTTCGCCGGTGGATCGGAGTACGTTCTCCCGTCGCGCTACGATTCGGACCTGCCGATGAGCAGTGCGACGCTCAACCAGGTGCTGACGCTGACCTATCGATTGGCGCAGAAGGACGGCAAGCCGCTGGCCAAGTTCGGTCCGCACGATCTGCGGCGCACCGCCAGCACGCTCCTGCATGAAGCGGGGTACAACACCGACTGGATCGAGAAGTGCTTGGCCCACGAGCAGCGTGGCGTGCGCGCGGTGTACAACAAGGCTGAGTACCGCGAGCAGCGAACCGAAATGTTGCAGGATTGGGCGAATATGATTGAAGGATGGGTCAGCGATACTGGTGGATCGACTTAG